The following proteins come from a genomic window of Galactobacillus timonensis:
- a CDS encoding IS4 family transposase: MVSYLYSLGAVHKHLNDAINYVSSSIGCYCKSPGFDFTRKRKLPPEELMKFLIQFQSKSLSSEIGDYFTDMEVPPSVSAVIQQRRKLDPRALYRVFTLFTDSINVNNRFQGYRLLASDGSDINIPYNPEDSETYHIQNGMARGFNQLHLNALYDVLNRCYADIEIDTAAKSNEPNAAEEMLEKNAEKYGKFIYIADRGYEKYQLLAFLTENQIKYIIRVKDISSNGILSTMNLKDEEFDLDLGKEITRLQTNEVKRHPEKYVRIMNNQLFRFLPIEEESYYLNFRAVRFKITDDTYECLITNLPGDQFPISVMKELYHQRWGIEGSFRELKYTIGLTEFHGRNIQFLYQEIYARTILYNLCQFIVAAVPSEKSATIHEYRFNFSSAVTNIRQYLAGHIDEEKLILRIKKFLIPIRPGRSFVRNIRSQSAKLFTYRSA, from the coding sequence ATGGTTTCCTATCTCTATTCGCTGGGCGCTGTTCATAAGCATCTCAATGATGCGATCAACTATGTGTCTTCTTCTATTGGCTGCTACTGCAAATCTCCCGGGTTTGATTTCACCCGCAAGCGTAAACTGCCGCCGGAAGAGCTCATGAAATTCCTGATCCAGTTCCAATCCAAATCATTATCTTCTGAGATCGGAGATTATTTCACTGATATGGAGGTCCCTCCATCTGTTTCTGCTGTCATTCAACAGCGGCGGAAATTGGATCCCCGGGCGCTGTATCGGGTATTCACTTTATTCACTGACAGTATTAACGTCAACAATCGGTTTCAGGGATATCGACTTCTGGCTTCCGACGGATCCGATATCAATATTCCATATAATCCGGAAGACAGTGAGACTTATCATATCCAGAACGGAATGGCACGAGGCTTTAATCAGCTTCATCTGAATGCGTTATACGATGTTTTGAATCGCTGTTATGCCGACATTGAGATTGATACAGCAGCCAAATCAAATGAGCCCAATGCCGCAGAAGAAATGCTTGAAAAGAATGCAGAGAAATATGGAAAGTTCATTTATATTGCCGATCGCGGTTATGAGAAATATCAGCTGCTGGCATTTCTCACTGAGAACCAGATAAAATACATCATTCGCGTCAAAGATATCTCAAGCAATGGGATTCTCAGCACCATGAATTTGAAGGATGAGGAGTTCGACCTTGATCTGGGAAAAGAAATTACCAGACTGCAGACCAATGAAGTAAAGCGGCATCCGGAAAAATATGTCCGTATCATGAATAATCAGCTCTTCCGATTTCTTCCCATCGAAGAAGAATCGTATTATCTGAATTTTCGGGCAGTACGATTCAAAATCACCGACGATACTTATGAATGCCTGATTACCAACCTGCCAGGAGATCAGTTCCCGATCAGCGTAATGAAAGAGCTGTATCACCAAAGATGGGGCATTGAAGGAAGTTTTCGCGAGTTGAAATATACTATCGGGCTTACCGAATTTCATGGCAGAAACATACAGTTTCTTTATCAGGAAATCTATGCGCGGACAATTCTGTATAACCTCTGCCAGTTCATTGTGGCAGCCGTGCCGTCAGAAAAGTCAGCCACCATACATGAGTACAGATTCAATTTCAGCTCTGCTGTGACAAATATCAGGCAGTATCTTGCAGGCCATATTGATGAGGAGAAGCTGATACTCAGAATAAAAAAGTTCCTGATCCCAATCAGACCAGGAAGATCGTTTGTTAGAAATATACGTTCTCAATCCGCAAAGTTGTTTACGTATAGATCTGCCTAA
- a CDS encoding IS1/IS1595 family N-terminal zinc-binding domain-containing protein encodes MKSKSNRFKSRRKTPWDFLPVRTSSEDFIRNDVITHYSQRHPQISSSDEIRLVNSYQPHSCRYCGSTDFKKDGHSSNGIQIYRCNACHRKFTVITGTIFADHKISITEWIEYWRNLLEYLSLTADSWNNRNAFTTAKYWFKKTCLLLRNIQDPILLDGNIYCDETYLPVRSEDIIRKENNHKLRGHSRNQMCIETITDGEPVFVKFIGLGQPTQKDVYEVLKDHIKPESTLITDKDVCHKMLVRKLDLENIEYDSKKIKKLPDNKNPLNEINQVHNQCQ; translated from the coding sequence ATGAAATCAAAGTCGAATCGTTTTAAATCCCGGCGTAAAACGCCCTGGGATTTTTTACCTGTCCGCACTTCTTCCGAAGACTTTATTCGGAATGACGTCATAACCCATTACAGCCAGCGTCATCCGCAAATTAGCAGTTCTGATGAGATACGTCTTGTTAACTCCTATCAACCGCATTCATGCAGGTACTGCGGTTCTACTGATTTTAAGAAAGATGGTCATTCTTCAAACGGCATTCAGATCTATCGCTGCAATGCTTGCCATCGAAAGTTCACTGTAATTACAGGAACGATTTTTGCCGACCATAAGATATCAATTACCGAGTGGATCGAATACTGGCGAAATCTTCTTGAATATCTTAGCCTGACGGCAGACTCATGGAATAACAGAAACGCTTTTACAACCGCAAAATACTGGTTCAAGAAGACTTGCCTGCTGCTGCGGAACATTCAGGATCCTATACTCTTAGACGGGAATATCTACTGTGATGAAACCTATCTCCCTGTACGCAGTGAAGATATCATTCGCAAAGAAAATAATCATAAGCTGCGTGGGCATTCCAGAAACCAGATGTGCATTGAGACAATTACGGACGGCGAACCTGTATTCGTCAAATTCATTGGCCTTGGACAGCCAACGCAGAAGGATGTATATGAAGTTTTGAAGGATCATATTAAGCCGGAATCAACATTAATCACCGATAAAGATGTTTGTCACAAAATGCTGGTTCGAAAGCTCGATTTAGAAAACATTGAGTACGACTCCAAGAAGATAAAAAAACTCCCGGATAACAAGAACCCGTTAAATGAAATTAACCAGGTACACAACCAATGTCAGTAA
- a CDS encoding MATE family efflux transporter, whose product MSEVSYDRRELLKESISIAWPAVLESFFVALAGMIDTLMVSSLGTYAVAAVGLTVQPKYICLSVFFAINVAVSALVARRRGQDDSKGANRVLVTAVVLSVLVCALISVLSVALADPIIRLCGSAADTHTPAVEYFTVIQGGMIFNVLTMLINAAQRGAGNTLIAMQTNVVSSLVNICFNYLLIGGNFGFPALGLYGAAIATVLGTAVSAIMAIISLLRKNGYLSLGRIVKEKIAPSVEVLKSIYHLAGNLLVENVAMRVGFMATSIMAARLGTDAFAAHQVGMNFLSLGFSFGDGMQAAAVALIGRSLGEQKPDKAKVYGSICQHVGLALSIALGLVCLIFGRDLFRIFFSADDVLAMGVIIMRYTSVIVLFQISQVIYSGCLRGAGDVRYCLYVALISVTLIRTIVTWLLTGVFSFGLHGIWTGVLSDQLSRLILLRIRFAQGNWTKIRI is encoded by the coding sequence ATGTCTGAAGTCTCCTATGATCGCAGGGAATTGTTGAAGGAAAGTATCTCCATTGCCTGGCCGGCGGTACTGGAGTCTTTCTTTGTGGCTCTTGCCGGAATGATCGATACATTGATGGTTTCGTCGCTGGGTACGTATGCTGTGGCGGCGGTCGGTCTGACAGTGCAGCCAAAATACATCTGTCTCTCGGTATTCTTTGCGATCAACGTTGCCGTATCCGCACTGGTGGCACGCCGCCGCGGTCAGGACGATTCCAAAGGTGCCAACCGCGTTCTGGTGACGGCAGTGGTACTGTCCGTTCTTGTATGTGCTTTGATCAGCGTCCTTTCGGTGGCACTGGCGGATCCGATCATTCGTCTTTGCGGATCGGCGGCAGATACACATACGCCCGCCGTGGAATACTTTACAGTCATACAGGGCGGCATGATCTTCAATGTACTGACGATGCTGATCAACGCTGCCCAGAGAGGAGCGGGAAATACATTGATCGCGATGCAGACGAATGTCGTCTCGTCACTGGTCAACATCTGCTTCAACTATCTTCTGATCGGAGGAAACTTTGGGTTTCCGGCACTGGGACTGTATGGCGCAGCGATTGCGACCGTACTTGGCACCGCCGTATCGGCCATCATGGCAATCATCTCCCTGTTACGGAAGAACGGCTATCTGTCCCTTGGGCGGATCGTGAAGGAAAAGATTGCTCCGTCTGTCGAGGTTCTGAAGTCCATTTATCACCTGGCAGGGAATCTTCTTGTTGAAAATGTTGCGATGCGGGTTGGCTTCATGGCAACTTCGATCATGGCGGCACGCCTGGGGACGGACGCCTTTGCGGCCCATCAGGTCGGCATGAACTTTCTGAGTCTTGGTTTTTCGTTCGGCGATGGTATGCAGGCGGCGGCCGTTGCCCTGATCGGAAGGTCGCTTGGGGAACAGAAGCCGGATAAGGCAAAGGTATACGGTTCTATCTGCCAGCATGTCGGCCTTGCGCTGTCGATAGCGCTTGGCCTGGTATGTCTGATCTTCGGCAGAGATCTATTCAGGATCTTCTTCAGCGCCGATGATGTGCTTGCAATGGGCGTCATCATCATGCGCTATACCAGCGTCATCGTTCTCTTCCAGATTTCCCAGGTCATTTACAGCGGCTGCCTGCGGGGCGCGGGAGATGTGCGCTATTGTCTCTATGTGGCACTGATCAGTGTGACATTGATCCGGACGATTGTGACCTGGCTGCTGACCGGTGTATTCTCGTTTGGCCTTCACGGGATCTGGACCGGCGTTCTGTCAGATCAGTTGTCGCGCCTGATTCTGCTGCGGATCCGGTTTGCGCAGGGAAACTGGACAAAGATCCGGATCTGA
- a CDS encoding PPC domain-containing DNA-binding protein, with product MIYRTMGDTVVVRLQPGEEILDSIKAIAAKEHITAGYINGLGASDDFDVCVYDLKEKKYFPVHVGVQSEITSLFGIVSKKDGSPFLHVHMQAMTKDGTAAGGHLQRCVINATAEIVIHVLPGEIGRMVDPATGLTVMEL from the coding sequence ATGATCTATCGAACAATGGGTGACACGGTTGTGGTGCGGCTTCAGCCGGGTGAGGAAATTCTTGACAGTATCAAGGCAATTGCCGCAAAGGAACATATTACGGCCGGCTATATCAATGGACTTGGGGCAAGCGATGACTTTGATGTCTGCGTCTATGACCTGAAAGAGAAGAAGTATTTCCCGGTTCATGTCGGTGTGCAGAGCGAGATTACCAGTCTTTTCGGCATCGTGTCGAAGAAGGACGGCAGTCCGTTTCTGCATGTACATATGCAGGCAATGACAAAGGACGGTACGGCGGCAGGAGGACATCTGCAGCGCTGCGTCATCAATGCGACCGCCGAGATTGTGATTCATGTTCTGCCGGGAGAAATCGGCAGAATGGTGGATCCGGCGACGGGATTGACGGTCATGGAGCTTTGA
- a CDS encoding histidinol-phosphatase, which yields MIRKNWHTHTKRCGHAVGEDEEYVQAAIQAGVEVLGFSDHIPFEKPAPTLHMSMEEYPGYVASIRRLKEKYRDQITIYTGIEAEYYPEQIDYLRKVRKELDYMILGQHWITLEDENTYEIRTPDALMRYCDRIEQACSENLVDYICHPDVCLWSYPRYDEAVTETARRIADTALKYGVPVELNCGSGVRDYGFHKYEDGERYAYPSKPFFKVFSERHVPVIIGMDIHDPRMFLTDEYLNRALSIVKEFDLNFVQDYDIIASANEKKAKIQ from the coding sequence ATGATCAGGAAAAACTGGCACACCCACACCAAGCGCTGCGGCCACGCGGTTGGGGAAGATGAAGAGTACGTTCAGGCCGCAATTCAGGCAGGCGTCGAAGTCCTTGGCTTTTCGGACCATATTCCTTTTGAAAAGCCGGCCCCAACCCTCCATATGAGCATGGAGGAGTACCCGGGCTATGTCGCCTCGATCCGCCGGCTGAAAGAAAAATACCGCGATCAGATAACGATCTATACCGGCATCGAAGCAGAATACTACCCCGAACAGATCGATTATCTCCGCAAAGTACGCAAGGAACTGGATTATATGATTCTCGGGCAGCACTGGATCACGCTCGAAGATGAAAACACCTACGAGATCAGGACGCCGGACGCACTGATGCGCTATTGCGACCGCATCGAACAGGCGTGCAGTGAAAATCTCGTTGATTACATCTGCCATCCGGATGTATGTCTCTGGAGTTATCCCCGCTATGATGAGGCGGTCACGGAAACGGCCCGTCGGATTGCCGACACGGCGCTCAAATACGGCGTTCCTGTCGAACTCAACTGCGGCAGCGGCGTGCGTGACTACGGCTTCCACAAATATGAAGACGGAGAGCGTTATGCCTACCCTTCGAAGCCCTTCTTTAAGGTGTTTTCAGAGCGCCATGTCCCTGTCATCATCGGCATGGACATTCATGATCCCAGGATGTTCCTGACAGATGAGTATCTCAACCGGGCTCTCAGCATCGTCAAGGAGTTCGATCTCAACTTCGTACAGGATTACGACATCATCGCCTCCGCCAACGAAAAGAAAGCAAAGATTCAATGA
- a CDS encoding heavy metal translocating P-type ATPase, whose protein sequence is MTYTYKISSIDCAACAKELEEEIGKLDGVSNCHIEFGVASVLSYDCDPAKAEEVGKQAARIIREDQGEGTQINEVRDDVHSVAYSVESIDCAACAQELEEEIGKLDGVSNCHIEFGIKSRLTYDVLASREKAVEEAMRNIIIEDQGAGTKITPVSQSLKGYVYTVHGLADGEEASRLRNQVAKISGVQDCAIDFGMTSSLRFRSSPQDAARIEQEIRSLLSRDQTLKRVYEKKEASVDDEDREKKEAALMLGRIIAGAVLFVLGMVLEGTGSVIFALAAYIVLGYDVIGKAFRSIGHGQLFDEHFLMMVATFAALYMRDFKEAAGVMLFYQIGEYFQDRAVARSRRSIGDLMNLRADYAEVERDGEFVKVDPEEVLVHERVRVKPGERIPLDGVVVEGASSLDTSSLTGESKVQDVDAGDEVLSGCVNQTGVIIIEVTKEYGDSTAARILDLVENSESKKASPEKFITKFSRWYTPAVVFAAIVTAIITAIVLGDVNEGIRRACTFLVISCPCALVISIPLSFFAGIGGLSSRGVLVKGASVVETLSKVKNVVFDKTGTLTNGTFAVEHVCSPQVTEKQLIHDAAAAEHFSNHPIAQGIRAKDGGTVDETLLSDAQEIAGRGISIKENGVEILAGNYKLMQEHGITCREETEAGTLVYVARGGKYEGCLVLLDQVKNGAEAAVNGLKKAGCAMTIVSGDNQQLVRKVADDLGIEHAIGQCLPEDKVAAVRKICEAGTTAFVGDGVNDAPVLAMADVGFAMGALGSDAAIEAADVVLMDDDLAKIPLAISSSQRIQRVASENIWFAIAIKLITLVLGAMGIANMWMAIFADTGVAMLCVLNSLRLLRIRRK, encoded by the coding sequence ATGACCTATACATATAAAATCTCAAGCATTGACTGCGCTGCCTGCGCCAAGGAGCTTGAGGAAGAAATCGGAAAGCTCGACGGCGTATCCAACTGCCACATCGAATTCGGCGTCGCCTCGGTTTTGTCCTATGATTGCGACCCCGCAAAGGCGGAAGAAGTAGGAAAGCAGGCTGCCAGGATCATCCGTGAAGATCAGGGCGAAGGAACACAGATCAATGAAGTACGGGATGATGTTCATTCCGTTGCCTATTCCGTTGAATCGATCGACTGTGCCGCCTGTGCTCAGGAGCTGGAGGAAGAGATCGGAAAGCTCGACGGCGTATCCAACTGTCACATCGAGTTCGGCATCAAGAGCCGTCTTACCTATGATGTCCTCGCGTCCCGTGAAAAAGCCGTGGAAGAAGCGATGCGCAACATCATCATCGAAGATCAGGGTGCCGGTACAAAGATTACGCCGGTGTCCCAGTCCCTGAAGGGCTATGTGTATACGGTCCATGGCCTTGCGGACGGGGAGGAGGCTTCACGTCTGCGCAATCAGGTTGCTAAAATTTCCGGCGTCCAGGATTGTGCGATTGATTTTGGCATGACATCTTCGCTGCGCTTTCGCTCTTCTCCGCAGGATGCGGCCAGGATTGAGCAGGAAATCCGTTCGCTGCTGAGCAGAGACCAGACCCTGAAACGGGTGTATGAGAAAAAAGAGGCTTCCGTCGATGACGAAGACAGAGAGAAAAAGGAAGCCGCTCTGATGCTCGGCCGGATCATTGCCGGTGCTGTTCTGTTTGTGCTCGGCATGGTCCTGGAGGGGACAGGAAGCGTCATCTTTGCGCTGGCGGCTTATATCGTGCTTGGCTATGACGTCATTGGCAAGGCATTCCGCAGTATCGGCCACGGTCAGCTGTTTGATGAACATTTCCTGATGATGGTTGCGACCTTTGCGGCGCTGTACATGCGCGACTTCAAGGAAGCGGCCGGGGTTATGCTGTTCTATCAGATCGGTGAATATTTCCAGGACCGGGCGGTTGCCCGCTCGCGCCGCTCAATCGGCGATCTGATGAATCTGCGTGCTGACTATGCCGAAGTGGAGCGTGATGGCGAATTCGTCAAGGTGGATCCGGAAGAAGTTCTGGTTCATGAGCGTGTACGTGTCAAGCCGGGCGAGAGGATTCCGCTGGATGGCGTCGTGGTGGAAGGCGCTTCTTCGCTGGATACTTCTTCATTAACCGGTGAATCAAAGGTTCAGGATGTGGACGCTGGCGACGAGGTGCTCAGCGGCTGCGTCAACCAGACCGGCGTCATCATCATTGAAGTAACGAAGGAATATGGTGATTCTACGGCAGCACGGATTCTTGATCTTGTGGAAAACAGCGAGTCGAAGAAGGCTTCGCCCGAGAAGTTCATAACGAAATTCAGCCGCTGGTATACGCCGGCCGTCGTGTTTGCGGCCATTGTGACTGCCATCATTACGGCGATTGTGCTGGGTGATGTCAATGAAGGCATTCGTCGTGCCTGCACGTTCCTTGTCATTTCGTGCCCGTGTGCTCTGGTCATTTCGATTCCGCTGAGCTTCTTTGCCGGCATCGGCGGCCTCTCGTCGCGCGGTGTTCTTGTTAAGGGAGCTTCCGTTGTTGAGACACTGTCAAAGGTGAAGAATGTTGTTTTCGACAAGACCGGTACGCTGACCAACGGTACCTTTGCAGTGGAGCATGTCTGCTCGCCGCAGGTGACTGAGAAGCAGCTCATTCACGATGCGGCGGCTGCGGAGCACTTTTCCAATCATCCGATTGCGCAGGGAATCCGGGCAAAGGATGGTGGAACGGTGGATGAAACTCTTCTCAGCGATGCTCAGGAAATCGCCGGCCGCGGTATTTCGATCAAGGAAAACGGCGTTGAGATTCTTGCCGGCAACTATAAGCTGATGCAGGAACACGGCATTACCTGCAGGGAAGAAACAGAGGCAGGTACGCTTGTCTATGTGGCACGGGGAGGAAAGTATGAAGGATGCCTGGTTCTTCTTGATCAGGTGAAGAACGGTGCCGAAGCTGCTGTCAATGGACTGAAGAAGGCCGGCTGTGCCATGACGATCGTATCCGGAGACAATCAGCAGCTGGTACGCAAGGTTGCGGATGATCTGGGCATTGAACACGCCATCGGTCAGTGCCTGCCGGAAGACAAGGTCGCAGCCGTCAGGAAAATCTGTGAGGCAGGGACGACCGCCTTTGTTGGCGACGGCGTTAACGACGCGCCGGTACTTGCGATGGCAGATGTGGGCTTTGCGATGGGCGCCCTTGGATCGGATGCGGCCATCGAGGCGGCAGACGTTGTCCTGATGGATGACGATCTGGCCAAGATTCCGCTGGCCATTTCGAGCAGTCAGAGAATTCAGAGAGTCGCCAGTGAGAACATCTGGTTTGCAATTGCGATCAAGCTGATTACGCTGGTGCTTGGTGCGATGGGCATTGCGAATATGTGGATGGCAATCTTCGCCGATACCGGTGTCGCCATGCTGTGTGTCTTAAATTCGCTGCGGCTGCTCAGAATCCGCAGAAAATAA
- a CDS encoding D-alanyl-D-alanine carboxypeptidase: MFRRIVTVGLAVCFLVCGNVPVQAEETAGADETADSTPVLQGPEAVLVDQDSGNVLYDFNSAVHRDPSSLSDLMTVYLAASSLNQNQSLTMSETASATYDHSSGVLWIETGETLSALDCMAATLLAGANDTAAMLAEGVSGSNDAFLSAMNKQVEDWNLADTHFDNLFGLASDNNYSSAADIAEITRRALSNASFSSVFSLTSYTIAANNKHVQVRDIPNDCQLVRSGDNFYEGITGGKLGYSESGGYGISASAEKDGTRLIAVVLGEESADAAYADIKALFDYGFSSYQTVTIRKDDIPSQTIAIRDGTRKSADVILSADSDFSILMKVTDTTPELTAEIQVENSDSNDPDAITGKVVFYLNGQEAGSVDAAKEVVTYERNTQSGIDSMTIYDWVCIVVLALTMLYPVLKRFSDFLKPPGE, from the coding sequence ATGTTCAGACGGATAGTTACGGTAGGTCTGGCTGTATGTTTCCTGGTGTGCGGGAATGTTCCGGTACAGGCGGAAGAGACGGCAGGGGCCGATGAAACTGCGGATTCCACTCCTGTATTGCAGGGTCCGGAAGCGGTGCTGGTCGATCAGGACAGCGGCAATGTTCTGTATGATTTCAACAGCGCTGTGCATCGGGATCCTTCTTCGCTGAGCGATCTGATGACGGTCTATCTTGCGGCTTCGTCGCTGAACCAGAATCAGTCGCTGACGATGAGTGAAACAGCCTCTGCAACCTATGATCACAGCAGCGGTGTCCTGTGGATTGAGACCGGTGAGACGCTGAGCGCCCTTGACTGCATGGCGGCGACTTTACTGGCCGGGGCCAACGATACGGCTGCGATGCTTGCGGAAGGTGTGTCCGGCAGCAACGATGCGTTTCTTTCGGCAATGAATAAGCAGGTAGAAGACTGGAACCTTGCGGATACGCATTTTGACAATCTCTTCGGCCTTGCGTCGGATAACAATTATTCTTCGGCGGCCGATATCGCTGAAATTACGCGGCGTGCTCTTTCGAATGCGTCCTTTTCCAGCGTCTTCTCTTTGACTTCCTATACGATTGCGGCCAATAACAAGCATGTGCAGGTACGTGATATTCCCAATGACTGCCAGCTGGTGCGCAGCGGTGACAATTTCTATGAAGGCATTACCGGCGGCAAGCTTGGCTACAGCGAAAGCGGCGGCTACGGTATCAGCGCAAGTGCCGAGAAGGACGGGACACGTCTGATTGCGGTCGTGCTTGGTGAGGAAAGTGCGGATGCGGCCTACGCTGATATCAAGGCACTGTTTGATTACGGCTTCAGCAGCTACCAGACGGTTACGATCCGGAAGGATGACATTCCTTCGCAGACGATTGCGATCCGTGATGGTACGCGCAAGTCGGCAGATGTCATTCTGTCGGCGGACAGCGATTTCTCGATTCTGATGAAAGTAACTGATACAACCCCGGAGCTGACGGCGGAAATTCAGGTGGAAAACTCCGACAGCAACGATCCGGATGCGATAACGGGAAAGGTTGTGTTCTATCTCAACGGACAGGAAGCCGGATCCGTCGATGCGGCGAAGGAAGTCGTTACCTATGAGCGCAATACCCAATCAGGCATTGACAGTATGACGATCTATGACTGGGTATGTATCGTTGTGCTGGCGCTGACGATGCTGTATCCGGTATTGAAGCGGTTCTCGGATTTCCTGAAGCCGCCGGGAGAATAA
- a CDS encoding phage holin family protein, with translation MKRLFSGWLINVICLWVLDLLFDSIAFPSTGPLLLAALVLGILNATLKPLLKLLSLPATILTLGLFSIVIDGLILHIALRLGGAASVPGFWTTLLAAVFLSILNGAVSRLIKDE, from the coding sequence ATGAAACGACTGTTTAGTGGCTGGCTGATCAATGTAATCTGCCTGTGGGTTCTGGACCTGCTGTTTGATTCGATCGCCTTTCCTTCGACGGGGCCGCTGTTGTTGGCGGCTCTGGTACTCGGTATTCTGAATGCGACCCTGAAGCCTTTGCTGAAGCTGCTGTCGCTGCCGGCGACGATTTTGACGCTGGGCCTGTTTTCGATTGTCATTGATGGTCTGATTCTTCATATTGCCCTGCGTCTTGGCGGGGCAGCTTCGGTTCCGGGGTTCTGGACGACGCTGCTGGCGGCGGTGTTTCTGAGCATTCTCAATGGCGCCGTGTCGCGCCTGATTAAGGACGAGTGA
- a CDS encoding Cof-type HAD-IIB family hydrolase, translating to MADHICFFDLDGTLFSHASDSIPSSTLRSLSLLQKNGIPIVLATGRHFAELGQLEPSASIPFDAWIMLTGAYITDAGKRCIASAEIGEENMVVLTDWLNGHGYSYIVVEEEVNYMNSHSALARQVQASIHTALFPVMDVSRIHSHPVYQLTVFAPWSVAEELMRLVPSVRASQWHSSAFDLSSVKAGKGDALRKVCDYFHVPVSGSFAFGDNNNDLDMLRAAGTGIAMGNGSPGAKQAADYVTDDIDADGIEHALLHFGLI from the coding sequence ATGGCAGACCATATTTGTTTCTTTGATCTGGATGGGACGCTGTTTTCCCATGCGTCGGACTCGATTCCTTCTTCGACGCTGCGTTCGCTTTCACTGCTGCAGAAAAACGGGATTCCGATTGTTCTGGCAACGGGCCGTCACTTTGCGGAGCTTGGGCAGCTGGAGCCGTCGGCTTCGATTCCCTTTGATGCATGGATCATGTTGACGGGGGCATATATCACCGATGCAGGTAAACGCTGCATCGCGTCGGCGGAAATCGGTGAAGAAAACATGGTTGTTCTGACTGACTGGCTCAACGGTCATGGCTATTCCTATATCGTTGTTGAGGAAGAGGTGAACTACATGAATTCGCACTCTGCGCTTGCCAGGCAGGTTCAGGCTTCGATTCATACGGCACTGTTTCCGGTGATGGATGTGAGCCGGATCCATTCGCATCCCGTCTATCAGCTGACGGTTTTTGCGCCATGGAGTGTGGCGGAGGAACTGATGCGGCTGGTGCCTTCGGTGCGTGCGAGTCAATGGCATTCCAGCGCGTTCGACCTGTCTTCCGTAAAAGCGGGCAAGGGCGATGCGCTGCGGAAGGTGTGTGATTATTTCCATGTGCCGGTTTCAGGGTCCTTTGCCTTTGGCGATAACAACAATGATCTCGACATGCTCAGAGCGGCCGGTACCGGGATTGCGATGGGTAATGGTTCACCTGGTGCCAAGCAGGCTGCGGATTATGTGACGGATGATATTGATGCAGACGGCATTGAGCATGCGCTGCTGCATTTTGGTTTGATATGA
- the dtd gene encoding D-aminoacyl-tRNA deacylase, whose protein sequence is MRTVIQRVSEASVTIDGHVHGDIGRGYMILVGFEDADTEEIVRAMCAKISKLRIFDDDAGKMNRSILDVQGAILSISQFTLYADCRKGNRPSFSGSGSPVHAEALYHYFNDQLRYLTIPVEEGIFGADMKVRLLNDGPVTIVLDSKEIVHG, encoded by the coding sequence ATGCGTACAGTAATTCAAAGGGTATCTGAGGCTTCGGTGACGATTGATGGCCATGTGCATGGCGATATCGGCAGGGGTTATATGATTCTGGTCGGCTTTGAGGATGCGGATACGGAAGAAATCGTACGTGCCATGTGTGCCAAGATATCGAAGCTGCGCATTTTTGATGATGATGCTGGAAAGATGAACCGTTCGATTCTTGATGTGCAGGGGGCGATTCTTTCGATTTCGCAGTTTACGCTCTACGCCGACTGCCGCAAAGGCAACCGCCCGAGCTTTTCCGGTTCCGGATCCCCTGTGCATGCCGAGGCGCTGTATCATTACTTCAATGATCAGCTGCGGTATCTGACAATTCCGGTGGAAGAAGGCATCTTCGGGGCGGATATGAAGGTGCGGCTGCTGAATGATGGGCCGGTGACGATCGTACTCGACTCGAAGGAGATTGTGCATGGGTGA